The following proteins are co-located in the Salvelinus sp. IW2-2015 linkage group LG36, ASM291031v2, whole genome shotgun sequence genome:
- the bcs1l gene encoding mitochondrial chaperone BCS1, which produces MPISDFVDALKDNPYFGAGFGLVGVGSAIAVARKSAQFGMIFFRRNYMITLEVPSRDKSYHWLLSWITKHAKHTQHLSVETSYMQHESGRVHTQFDFHPSPGNHIIWYGRKWIRVERTREKQMVDLHTGTPWESVTFTAMGRNREVFFNILQEARELALKQEEGRTVMYTALGSEWRPFGFPRRRRPLSSVVLEHGLADRIVDDVKEFIGNPKWYTDRGIPYRRGYLLYGPPGCGKSSFITALAGELGYSICLMSLSDRSLSDDRLNHLLSVAPQQSIILLEDVDAAFXSRELLPIESXLAYQGMGRLTFSGLLNALDGVASSEARIVFMTTNFIDRLDPALIRPGRVDLKQYVGHCTHWQLTQMFRRFYPAEPATEGDRFAESALAAHPNISAAQVQGHFMLFKMDPTGSIDNVAKME; this is translated from the exons ATGCCTATATCAGACTTCGTGGATGCCTTGAAGGACAACCCTTACTTTGGGGCTGGCTTTGGACTGGTGGGGGTGGGCTCGGCCATTGCTGTGGccaggaaatcagctcaattTGGGATGATCTTCTTCCGGAGGAACTACATGATCACCCTGGAGGTGCCCAGTCGGGACAAGAGCTACCACTGGCTGCTGAGCTGGATCACCAAGCACGCCAAGCACACGCAGCACCTGAGTGTGGAGACCTCTTACATGCAGCACGAGAGTGGACGGGTACACACACAGTTTGACTTCCACCCCAGTCCTGGCAACCACATAATCTG GTATGGGAGGAAGTGGATCCGAGTGGAGAGgaccagagagaaacagatggtGGATCTCCACACAGGCACACCCTGGGAGTCGGTCACTTTCACCGCCATGGGCAGAAACAGAGAAGTCTTCTTCAACATCCTGCAAGAAG CCAGGGAGTTGGCCCTGAAGCAGGAGGAGGGTCGGACGGTGATGTACACGGCCCTGGGCTCCGAGTGGAGGCCCTTTGGGTTCCCACGGCGACGACGGCCCCTCAGCTCAGTGGTCCTGGAACAYGGCTTGGCCGATAGGATTGTAGATGATGTGAAGGAGTTCATCGGAAACCCCAAGTGGTACACAGACCGAG GGATCCCCTACAGGAGAGGATATCTGCTGTATGGACCTCCAGGCTGTGGGAAAAGCAGCTTCAT CACTGCCCTGGCTGGAGAGCTGGGCTACAGCATCTGCCTGATGAGTCTGAGCGACCGCAGCCTGTCTGACGACCGCCTCAACCACCTGCTGAGTGTGGCGCCGCAGCAGAGTATCATCCTACTGGAGGACGTGGACGCCGCCTTCYTCAGCCGAGAGCTGCTGCCCATCGAGA GCKCTCTGGCCTACCAGGGCATGGGCAGGCTGACCTTCAGTGGCCTCCTCAACGCTTTGGATGGAGTGGCCTCGTCAGAGGCCAGAATAGTCTTCATGACCACCAACTTCATAGACAG GTTGGACCCAGCTCTGATCAGGCCGGGCCGTGTGGACTTGAAACAATATGTGGGCCACTGCACCCACTGGCAGCTCACCCAGATGTTCCGACGCTTCTACCCAGCCGAGCCGGCCACAGAGGGGGACCGCTTTGCGGAGAGCGCGCTGGCCGCCcaccccaacatcagtgctgcCCAGGTGCAGGGGCACTTCATGCTGTTCAAAATGGACCCAACAGGCTCCATAGACAACGTGGCCAAGATGGAGTGA